Proteins from one Phocoena phocoena chromosome 7, mPhoPho1.1, whole genome shotgun sequence genomic window:
- the RTP5 gene encoding LOW QUALITY PROTEIN: receptor-transporting protein 5 (The sequence of the model RefSeq protein was modified relative to this genomic sequence to represent the inferred CDS: inserted 5 bases in 5 codons; deleted 2 bases in 1 codon; substituted 1 base at 1 genomic stop codon): MDGVDVWATTLAQLMAKRKLQDTWELVPEENLASGHLDSSGFQHRLRGLSRLQCGCCQWGWSSAHVHILFHLXWDEDARQGLVKVRVWAQQCRLCPXGGAACHVSLLSVWLFLNKLVQFIAQTCYGEGPGSDQCPEICFGEHCDACGXGVCFFQKPPGPAWGPEVKSPSTSKGRFTLYGGSNVDTPTASQQLCTLGCRLVVDRSRGXPPNSTTVPLSVADFIKNPLSEGRDFFGEREEIVTVPFSLVHEDKGPVADPTGPLTVGRGSPYLPTSSKATSKGKRFPVNIKVPVFHGKGLVLSGTKDMTGFIYKGHGCVSDPDGDEXADDGWGPAFGSSGAVTEVTDGDSQRPVTYITGLRHNGXGSVAFPSSLTNVVLEGEDPFDLIYGSLTFSFIFANKGKGGASSAGITEGKGKEDGGSGPATAGREPLPGTNASGPVPISKGSVTISFSVLSIIQSKGSSSDDSGPESNGLSTPGFSKKQRQPGPRVGKSGPGCYWEEDFCWAIGFCFDPYEEVWIWVSMTVCILWIMYLYKFSPDHSPRGVAVLVRALYCGSQECLQPGTLVLVSQLMRDAVTTGLHAQPRQALLPGWGQCRAAPPPSSLSDCHPGLDLALCTSGPLAAAFTLL; this comes from the exons ATGGACGGCGTGGATGTGTGGGCCACCACCTTGGCCCAGCTGATGGCCAAGAGGAAGCTCCAGGACACCTGGGAGCTGGTCCCTGAGGAGAACCTGGCCTCAGGGCACCTGGACAGCAGCGGTTTCCAGCACCGGCTGCGGGGACTCTCGAG gctccagtgtggctgctgccAGTGGGGCTGGTCCTCGGCCCATGTGCACATCCTCTTCCACCTGTAGTGGGACGAGGATGCCCGGCAGGGGCTGGTGAAGGTGCGCGTCTGGGCCCAGCAGTGCCGGCTGTGCC CGGGCGGGGCCGCCTGCCACGTCAGCCTGCTCAGTGTGTGGCTCTTCCTCAACAAGCTGGTGCAGTTCATCGCGCAGACGTGCTACGGGGAGGGCCCAGGCTCCGACCAGTGCCCCGAGATCTGCTTTGGTGAGCACTGCGACGCCTGCG CTGGGGTCTGCTTCTTCCAGAAGCCCCCGGGCCCCGCCTGGGGGCCCGAGGTCAAGAGCCCCAGCACCAGCAAGGGCAGGTTCACCCTGTATGGCGGCAGCAACGTGGACACCCCCACCGCCAGCCAACAGCTGTGCACGCTTGGCTGCAGGCTTGTGGTGGACCGCTCCAGGG TACCCCCCAACTCCACCACGGTCCCCCTCTCCGTGGCTGACTTCATCAAGAACCCCCTCTCCGAGGGCAGGGACTTCTTCGGCGAGAGG GAGGAGATCGTCACTGTCCCCTTCTCCCTTGTGCACGAGGACAAGGGGCCCGTGGCCGACCCCACCGGGCCGCTCACCGTTGGCAGGGGCTCCCCCTACCTGCCCACCAGCTCCAAGGCCACGTCCAAAGGCAAACGCTTCCCAGTGAACATCAAAGTCCCCGTGTTCCATGGCAAAGGCCTCGTCCTCAGCGGCACCAAGGACATGACAGGCTTCATCTACAAAGGCCACGGCTGCGTCTCCGACCCTGATGGAGATG ATGCAGACGATGGCTGGGGCCCCGCGTTCGGCAGCAGCGGTGCCGTCACTGAAGTCACTGATGGAGACAGCCAACGGCCAGTGACCTACATCACCGGCCTCAGGCACAACG GAGGCTCCGTCGCCTTCCCCTCTTCCTTGACCAATGTGGTCCTTGAAGGCGAGGACCCCTTTGACCTCATCTACGGCTCCCTCACCTTCTCTTTCATCTTCGCCAACAAGGGCAAAGGCGGGGCGTCCTCTGCTGGCATCACTGAAGGCAAAGGGAAGGAGGATGGTGGCAGCGGCCCTGCCACCGCTGGCCGTGAGCCCCTTCCAGGGACCAATGCCAGTGGCCCTGTCCCCATCAGCAAGGGCTCCGTCACTATCTCCTTCTCCGTCCTCAGTATCAttcagagcaagggctctagcaGCGATGACAGTGGCCCTGAAAGCAATGGCCTTTCCACCCCTGGCTTTTCCAAGAAGCAGAGGCAGCCGGGGCCCAGGGTGGGCAAGTCCGGCCCTGGGTGCTACTGGGAGGAGGACTTCTGCTGGGCCATAGGCTTCTGCTTCGACCCCTACGAAGAAGTCTGGATCTGGGTCTCCATGACCGTCTGCATCCTCTGGATAATGTACCTGTACAAGTTCAGCCCTGACCACTCCCCGCGG GGCGTGGCGGTTCTTGTTCGTGCCCTGTACTGCGGCTCCCAGGAGTGTCTGCAGCCCGGGACGCTGGTGCTGGTCTCA CAGCTGATGAGGGATGCAGTGACCACTGGGCTGCATGCCCAGCCCCGTCAAGCACTGCTCCCTGGGTGGGGCCAGTGCAGGGCTGCCCCTCCCCCGTCGTCCCTCTCCGACTGCCACCCTGGCCTGGACCTCGCCCTCTGCACGAGT GGCCCCCTGGCAGCAGCCTTCACCCTGCTCTGA